In a genomic window of Dermochelys coriacea isolate rDerCor1 chromosome 11, rDerCor1.pri.v4, whole genome shotgun sequence:
- the LOC119863736 gene encoding maestro heat-like repeat family member 5, translated as MLRMFLSAPGTKKEPSETKGKWEKGSSEEQEEERAPIPTLTSSSHMTMTRGEQPSSAPLHALLLTAVQGLTTPTLERFRAAEEELRTIVSLHGDKMERVGDVVGGILIWFDNVCDPRARKAALRATALLARSHPQDVVLTCVAHMLSSHR; from the exons ATGTTAAGAATGTTTCTTTCTGCTCCAGGGACAAAGAAAGAGCCGTCTGAGACGAAGGGGAAGTGGGAAAAAGGGAGCTCAGAAGAGCAGGAAGAAGAGCGCGCTCCCATCCCCACATTAACAAGCAGCTCCCATATGACGATG ACCCGCGGGGAGCAGCCTTCCTCAGCCCCGCTCCACGCCCTGCTGCTGACAGCCGTGCAGGGTCTGACAACACCCACCCTGGAGAGATTTAGAGCCGCAGAGGAGGAGCTGAGGACCATCGTATCTCTCCACGGAGACAAGATGGAGAGA GTTGGAGACGTCGTGGGAGGGATCTTAATCTGGTTTGACAACGTCTGTGATCCCAGAGCCAGAAAAGCAGCGCTGAGGGCAACGGCCTTGCTGGCTCGCTCCCACCCCCAGGACGTGGTTCTAACCTGTGTGGCTCACATGCTGTCATCGCACAGATAG